A single Oncorhynchus kisutch isolate 150728-3 linkage group LG19, Okis_V2, whole genome shotgun sequence DNA region contains:
- the LOC109878357 gene encoding cytochrome b-c1 complex subunit 8-like, producing MGRHFGDLAKIRHVITYSLSPFEQRAFPNYFSKGIPNVWRRFTSSVFKVAPPMICMYLTYTWGNHVHSEGKRKVAADYEKEE from the exons ATGGGTCGCCACTTTGGAGATTTGGCCAAGATCAGGCATGTGATCACCTACAGTCTGTCCCCCTTCGAGCAGCGGGCTTTCCCCAACTACTTCTCTAAAGGAATCCCCAACGTCTGGAGACGATTCACATCATCCGTCTTCAAAGTTGCTCCTC CAATGATCTGCATGTACCTGACATACACCTGGGGAAACCATGTCCACTCAGAAGGAAAGAGGAAGGTTGCTGCAGACTATGAGAAGGAAGAGTGA
- the LOC109878327 gene encoding growth/differentiation factor 9-like produces MEAPLHLTIVLNYPTSILLLFIGGFSLGSSPTTSNLADEFGDFTLYQHGNILSPLLKALTAQGVPWQDTTPRMKPESRYVRYMKRLYRMSSRHERSLEGNNHLYNTVRLITPRGECLEQSKEFFMQHLSYNLDRVRVKEQLLKSVLLFSFDQEQALSMTTQCYLDVKEQAAQDQCLLCPSTHHSVNFLFHTDRRRKWVEVDITAFLRPLIQSHKKDIHLLINLTCVEGRGREAGGEERSGRGPVELHLRSPSLLLYLNDTSELAHQRWLPTRSQGHLRSANEMDTFKSLAEFKPERRISRSKRRRLRRESPDLLTNNARGKTSPKTILPDLLPSSDFPTSDCALYDFSVSFNELKLSHWIIFPHRYNPRYCKGTCPRAVGFIYGSPRHTFFQNMIYHILDSSVPRPSCVPLEYTPLSVLTLEGDSIAYKELDEMIATRCTCR; encoded by the exons ATGGAGGCTCCTCTCCACTTGACTATTGTTCTTAATTACCCGACCTCTATTTTACTACTCTTTATCGGCGGCTTTTCTCTTGGATCGTCCCCGACCACGTCAAATCTAGCTGACGAGTTTGGCGATTTTACTTTGTACCAACATGGCAATATCTTGTCACCCCTTCTGAAGGCGCTGACAGCACAGGGAGTTCCATGGCAAGACACGACCCCAAGAATGAAACCTGAGTCGAGATATGTTCGATACATGAAACGACTGTACAGGATGTCTTCAAGACATGAGAGGAGTTTGGAAGGGAACAACCACCTTTACAACACAGTTCGACTTATAACCCCGCGGGGTGAGTGCCTGGAGCAAAGCAAAG AGTTCTTCATGCAACACCTCTCCTACAATCTGGACCGTGTTAGAGTCAAGGAGCAGCTCCTGAAGTCTGTCCTGCTGTTCTCCTTCGACCAAGAGCAGGCCTTGTCCATGACTACCCAATGTTACCTAGATGTGAAAGAGCAGGCTGCCCAGGATCAGTGTCTTCTCTGCCCCAGCACCCATCACTCAGTCAACTTCCTGTTCCACACGGACCGCAGGAGGAAGTGGGTTGAG GTGGACATCACAGCGTTCCTCCGACCTCTCATCCAGTCCCACAAGAAGGACATCCATTTGCTGATCAACCTGACGTGTGTGGAGGGCAGAGGCAGggaggctggaggagaggagaggagcggtaGGGGCCCCGTGGAGCTCCACCTAAGGTCTCCGTCCTTGCTCCTGTACCTCAATGACACCAGCGAGCTGGCACACCAAAGATGGCTGCCCACCAGGTCACAAGGTCATCTGAGGTCAGCCAATGAGATGGACACCTTTAAGAGCCTGGCGGAGTTCAAACCAGAGCGAAGGATCAGCCGGAGcaagaggagaagactgaggaGAGAATCTCCAGATCTGTTGACGAACAACGCACGAGGCAAAACGAGCCCGAAGACCATCCTCCCGGACCTCCTCCCGAGTTCTGACTTCCCTACGAGCGACTGTGCCTTGTACGACTTCAGCGTGAGCTTCAATGAGCTCAAACTGAGCCATTGGATCATTTTCCCCCACAGGTACAACCCCAGGTACTGTAAAGGCACCTGTCCCAGGGCTGTAGGGTTCATCTACGGCTCCCCCAGACACACCTTCTTCCAGAACATGATCTACCACATACTGGACTCCTCCGTACCACGGCCTTCCTGTGTTCCCTTGGAGTACACCCCCCTGAGTGTTTTAACCCTTGAAGGTGACTCCATTGCCTACAAGGAGTTAGATGAAATGATCGCTACGAGGTGCACATGTCGCTAA